A single region of the Aeromonas hydrophila subsp. hydrophila ATCC 7966 genome encodes:
- a CDS encoding FAD assembly factor SdhE, translating to MLSPIEKSRLKWACRRGMLELDVIFMPFFEHEFDGLSEAEQQTFIRLLECEDPELFRWSMGHGVPEDPAFAAMIPLILERNQARHDRQR from the coding sequence ATGTTGAGCCCAATTGAAAAATCCCGCCTGAAGTGGGCCTGCCGCCGTGGCATGCTCGAGCTGGATGTGATCTTTATGCCTTTCTTCGAACACGAGTTCGACGGTCTGAGCGAGGCGGAGCAGCAAACCTTCATCCGCCTGCTGGAGTGCGAGGATCCGGAGCTGTTCCGCTGGAGCATGGGCCACGGCGTGCCGGAAGATCCCGCGTTTGCCGCCATGATCCCGCTGATCCTGGAGCGCAATCAGGCCCGCCACGATCGCCAGCGCTGA
- a CDS encoding protein-disulfide reductase DsbD gives MTPSRLLFPLLLLCALLAGLGSLPARASSTDLLSALGIEASAQPKFLKVDEAFVLESEQQGNRLLLNLRIADDYYLYRHSFSFKGENLAFEEPVLPVGSEHEDDFFGKTQVYYREVQIPVTLTEAGQQASLKISYQGCTDGLCYPPTDKLISIQPLTAQQSEQPDQPTPASSQQDQLAAALGNQSFWLSVAAFFALGLGLAFTPCVFPMYPILTGIIAGAGHRLSTRRAFLLSFVYVQGMAVTYTLLGLVVASAGLKFQAALQHPYVLIGLSVMFVLLALSMFGLYTLQLPSSLQTRLSGLSNRQQGGSVLGVAIMGMISGLVCSPCTTAPLSGALIYVAQSGDLWLGGAALYALSLGMGLPLLLLGTSGGKLLPKAGAWMDVIKQLFGFALLAVPILLLSRLWSDQITTLAWLGWGLLLCGYLYHHNQHQGHSVGRSLRGFVLLLAMISAVVVGKDLLLPPQGASAAAQAETPAFIRIKTLNDLKTQLAAARGKPVLLDLYADWCVACKEFEHKTFSDPAVRERFGQMVLLQADVTANDDADVVLLNGLNVLGLPTLIFFDRAGNELSGQRVTGFMGPAEFLGQLEKLR, from the coding sequence ATGACACCGTCTCGCCTGCTCTTTCCCCTGCTGTTGCTCTGTGCTCTGCTGGCCGGCCTGGGCTCACTGCCGGCCCGCGCCAGCAGCACGGATCTGCTGAGTGCCCTCGGCATCGAGGCCAGCGCCCAGCCCAAATTTCTGAAAGTGGACGAGGCGTTCGTCCTCGAGAGCGAACAGCAGGGCAATCGGCTGCTGCTGAACCTGCGCATCGCCGACGACTACTACCTCTATCGCCACAGCTTCAGCTTCAAGGGGGAAAACCTCGCCTTCGAGGAGCCGGTGCTGCCCGTTGGCAGCGAGCATGAAGATGACTTCTTCGGCAAGACCCAGGTCTATTACCGGGAGGTGCAGATCCCCGTCACCCTGACCGAGGCCGGCCAGCAGGCCAGTCTCAAGATCAGTTATCAGGGCTGTACCGACGGCCTCTGCTATCCCCCCACCGACAAGCTGATCAGTATCCAGCCGCTCACCGCCCAGCAGAGCGAGCAGCCTGACCAGCCCACACCGGCCAGCAGCCAGCAGGATCAGCTGGCGGCCGCCCTCGGCAACCAGAGCTTCTGGCTCAGCGTCGCCGCCTTCTTCGCACTCGGGCTCGGCCTCGCCTTCACCCCCTGCGTCTTCCCCATGTATCCCATCCTGACCGGGATCATCGCCGGGGCCGGCCATCGCCTCTCCACCCGTCGCGCCTTCCTGCTCTCCTTCGTCTACGTGCAGGGGATGGCGGTCACCTACACCCTGCTCGGGTTGGTGGTGGCCTCGGCCGGCTTGAAATTCCAGGCAGCCCTCCAGCATCCCTACGTGCTGATCGGCCTCTCGGTGATGTTCGTGCTGCTGGCCCTCTCCATGTTCGGGCTCTATACCCTGCAGCTGCCAAGCAGCCTGCAGACCCGGCTGTCAGGCCTATCCAACCGCCAGCAGGGCGGCTCCGTGCTCGGGGTCGCCATTATGGGGATGATCTCCGGTCTGGTCTGCTCCCCTTGCACCACGGCCCCGCTCTCCGGCGCCCTCATCTACGTGGCCCAGAGCGGCGATCTCTGGCTCGGCGGCGCGGCTCTCTACGCCCTGTCGCTCGGCATGGGGCTGCCGCTGCTGCTGCTCGGTACCTCGGGCGGCAAGCTGCTGCCCAAGGCGGGCGCCTGGATGGACGTGATCAAGCAGCTGTTCGGGTTTGCACTGCTGGCGGTGCCCATCCTGCTGCTCTCGAGGCTCTGGAGCGATCAGATCACCACCCTGGCCTGGCTCGGCTGGGGGCTGCTGTTGTGCGGCTACCTCTATCATCACAACCAGCATCAGGGCCATTCGGTGGGGCGCAGCCTGCGCGGCTTCGTGCTGCTGCTGGCCATGATCAGCGCCGTGGTGGTGGGCAAGGATCTGCTGCTGCCACCCCAGGGCGCCAGCGCAGCCGCTCAGGCCGAGACGCCAGCCTTCATTCGCATCAAGACGCTGAACGATCTCAAGACCCAGCTGGCCGCCGCTCGTGGCAAGCCGGTGCTGCTCGATCTCTATGCCGACTGGTGCGTGGCCTGCAAGGAGTTTGAGCACAAGACCTTCAGCGACCCCGCCGTGCGCGAGCGGTTCGGCCAGATGGTGCTGCTGCAGGCGGACGTCACCGCCAACGACGATGCCGATGTGGTGCTGCTCAACGGCCTCAACGTGCTGGGGCTGCCGACCCTGATCTTCTTCGACCGCGCCGGCAACGAGCTGAGTGGCCAGCGGGTCACCGGCTTTATGGGGCCCGCCGAATTTCTCGGCCAGCTGGAGAAGCTGCGCTGA
- the epd gene encoding erythrose-4-phosphate dehydrogenase yields MIKIAINGYGRIGRNVLRALYESGRDKNIKIVAINELAAPEAMVHLTRFDTSHGRFHHPVQLAGNSMLVGEDLISLFAERDPSRLPWRALGVDVVLDCTGVFGSRADAELHLAAGAGKVLFSHPAEADVDATIVYGVNHQVLTGRERIVSNASCTTNCVVPVIETLHREFEINCGTITTIHSAMHDQQVIDAYHSDLRRTRAASQSIIPVDTKLAKGLERILPHFAGKFEAIAVRVPTINVTAMDLSITVRKKVTVTDVNQALQRASRGTLSGILDYTEEPLVSVDFNHDAHSCIIDGTQTRVSDANLVKMLMWCDNEWGFANRMLDTTRAMMAAG; encoded by the coding sequence ATGATCAAGATTGCCATCAACGGGTACGGGCGGATCGGCCGCAACGTGCTGCGGGCCCTCTACGAGAGCGGCCGCGACAAGAACATCAAGATAGTGGCCATCAACGAGCTGGCCGCCCCCGAGGCCATGGTGCACCTGACCCGCTTCGACACCAGTCATGGTCGCTTCCACCATCCGGTGCAGCTGGCCGGCAACAGCATGCTGGTGGGGGAGGATCTCATCTCCCTGTTCGCCGAGCGGGATCCGTCGCGCTTGCCGTGGCGAGCGCTGGGGGTGGACGTGGTGCTGGACTGCACCGGGGTGTTCGGCTCGCGGGCCGATGCCGAGCTGCATCTGGCGGCGGGGGCGGGCAAGGTGTTGTTCTCCCATCCGGCCGAGGCGGACGTGGACGCCACCATCGTCTACGGGGTCAACCATCAGGTGCTGACGGGGCGCGAGCGGATCGTCTCCAACGCCTCCTGCACCACCAACTGCGTGGTCCCCGTCATCGAAACATTGCATCGAGAATTCGAGATAAATTGTGGTACTATTACGACAATTCATTCGGCCATGCATGATCAGCAAGTCATCGATGCCTACCACAGCGACTTGCGTCGAACCCGCGCTGCCAGCCAGTCCATCATCCCGGTGGATACCAAGCTGGCCAAGGGGTTGGAGCGGATCCTCCCCCACTTCGCCGGCAAGTTCGAGGCGATCGCGGTACGGGTACCGACCATCAATGTAACGGCAATGGATCTCAGTATTACTGTTCGTAAAAAAGTGACGGTTACTGACGTAAATCAAGCCCTGCAACGGGCATCCAGAGGTACATTAAGCGGTATTCTGGATTACACGGAAGAGCCACTGGTCTCCGTAGACTTTAATCATGATGCTCACTCCTGCATCATTGATGGTACCCAGACCCGGGTCAGCGATGCCAACCTCGTCAAGATGTTGATGTGGTGTGATAACGAATGGGGCTTCGCCAACCGCATGCTGGATACCACCCGGGCCATGATGGCCGCAGGCTGA
- a CDS encoding LysR family transcriptional regulator: MNPSLEQLRVLLAAAQAGSFSAAARQLGKAQSVVSTAIANLEIDLGLELFDRSGRYPVLTEAGVRISQEAGILLAQSERLQAIAGELATGVESRLTLAIDDDSHLPWLGSVLEGFATRYPTVELELLFPLMEDLTEMLTSGRAQLGISYQKEHPQREIVARSLGGVPMPLVVSPEHPLAHKAPLRESDLQGARQLMVTGRREGTERHRFRLSAQVWWVEGDLGVLELVKLGLGWAAVPDFLLHRPLARGEVVVLKPDFITQPELALELQWHRARPLGQAGRWLKEALLARAR, translated from the coding sequence ATGAATCCATCGCTGGAACAACTGAGGGTATTGCTGGCCGCCGCACAGGCGGGCTCCTTTTCGGCGGCGGCGCGCCAGCTGGGCAAGGCGCAGTCGGTGGTCAGCACCGCCATCGCCAATCTGGAGATAGATCTGGGGCTCGAGCTGTTCGATCGCAGCGGCCGCTATCCGGTGCTGACCGAGGCGGGTGTGCGCATCAGCCAGGAGGCGGGCATTTTGCTGGCCCAGAGCGAGCGCTTGCAGGCCATCGCCGGCGAGCTGGCCACCGGCGTCGAGTCGCGTCTGACGCTGGCCATCGACGATGACTCCCATCTGCCCTGGCTCGGCTCTGTGCTGGAGGGGTTCGCCACCCGCTATCCGACGGTGGAGCTGGAGCTGTTGTTTCCGTTGATGGAGGATCTCACCGAGATGCTGACCAGCGGCCGCGCCCAGCTTGGCATCAGCTATCAGAAGGAGCACCCGCAGCGGGAGATCGTCGCCCGCTCGCTGGGGGGCGTGCCCATGCCGCTGGTGGTCTCCCCCGAGCATCCGCTGGCCCACAAGGCGCCGCTGCGGGAGAGCGATCTGCAGGGGGCGCGCCAGCTGATGGTGACAGGGCGGCGGGAAGGGACTGAGCGTCATCGCTTCCGGCTGTCGGCGCAGGTGTGGTGGGTCGAGGGGGATCTGGGGGTACTGGAGCTGGTCAAGCTGGGGCTGGGCTGGGCGGCGGTGCCCGATTTTCTGCTGCACCGGCCGCTGGCGCGGGGCGAGGTGGTGGTGCTCAAGCCGGACTTCATTACCCAGCCGGAGCTGGCACTGGAGCTGCAGTGGCATCGCGCCCGCCCGCTCGGGCAGGCGGGGCGCTGGCTGAAGGAGGCCCTGCTGGCGCGGGCGCGCTAG
- a CDS encoding protein YgfX has translation MPITASRQQRLLLLSLFLLILWPLAALIHGWQWALLLPCWVLGFWRAWLGASRMSGVLEWDGQWLTWQGRRYQLGTGSRIWPGVLWLQLVATERPAIRLWLFSDALAPAHYRTLARAIHFSQPTR, from the coding sequence ATGCCCATCACCGCCTCCAGACAGCAGCGCCTGCTGCTGTTGTCGCTGTTTCTGCTGATCCTGTGGCCGCTGGCCGCCCTGATCCACGGCTGGCAGTGGGCTCTGCTGCTGCCCTGCTGGGTGCTGGGGTTTTGGCGCGCCTGGCTTGGCGCCAGCCGGATGAGCGGCGTGCTGGAGTGGGACGGGCAGTGGCTCACCTGGCAGGGGCGTCGTTACCAGCTGGGGACAGGCAGCCGCATTTGGCCCGGGGTACTCTGGCTGCAGCTGGTGGCGACGGAGCGTCCCGCCATCCGGCTCTGGCTGTTCAGCGATGCGCTGGCACCGGCTCATTACCGCACGCTGGCTCGCGCCATCCACTTCTCCCAGCCGACCCGCTAG
- the ygfZ gene encoding tRNA-modifying protein YgfZ, with translation MSLPILPAEPTLFPLTDLAITSLSGQDRAKYLQGQVTCDVNALQPGQHTLGGHCDPKGKLWSDFRLLCLSDRLLMLTKPSVLARQLPELKKFAIFAKVEISENHGQAVGVAGQGTDGWIAGQYGLQESGLIEGGMAVRVEADRWLLVSEQPLALSLPSGPESLWWGLEIKAGIPHLEAVHQGEYIPQMLNLQALDGISFTKGCYMGQETVARAKYRGANNRALFVLSGTATTPVASGDTLEIQLGDNWRRSGMVLNAWQQDGELWLTAVLPKDTEADARFRLKQEEGSNLSLQPLPYQLTE, from the coding sequence GTGAGCCTGCCAATCCTTCCCGCCGAGCCAACCCTGTTCCCTCTGACCGATCTGGCCATCACCAGCCTGAGCGGCCAGGATCGCGCCAAATACCTGCAGGGTCAGGTCACCTGTGACGTCAACGCCCTGCAGCCAGGCCAGCACACCCTGGGCGGCCACTGTGATCCCAAGGGCAAGCTGTGGAGCGATTTTCGCCTGCTCTGCCTGAGCGATCGCCTGCTGATGCTGACCAAGCCGTCGGTGCTGGCCCGCCAGCTGCCCGAGCTCAAGAAGTTCGCGATCTTTGCCAAGGTCGAGATCAGCGAAAATCACGGCCAGGCGGTCGGCGTGGCCGGTCAGGGAACCGATGGCTGGATCGCAGGGCAATACGGTCTGCAGGAGAGCGGTCTCATCGAGGGTGGCATGGCGGTGCGGGTCGAGGCCGATCGCTGGCTGCTGGTCAGCGAACAGCCGCTGGCATTGTCTCTGCCCAGCGGCCCCGAGTCGCTCTGGTGGGGACTGGAGATCAAGGCAGGCATCCCCCATCTCGAGGCGGTTCATCAGGGTGAGTACATTCCCCAGATGCTCAACCTGCAGGCGCTCGATGGCATCAGCTTCACCAAGGGCTGCTACATGGGGCAGGAGACGGTGGCCCGCGCCAAGTATCGTGGTGCCAACAACCGCGCCCTGTTCGTGCTGAGCGGCACTGCCACTACGCCGGTTGCCAGCGGCGACACCCTGGAGATCCAGCTCGGTGACAACTGGCGCCGCAGCGGCATGGTGCTCAACGCCTGGCAGCAGGATGGCGAGCTGTGGCTCACCGCCGTGCTGCCCAAAGACACCGAAGCCGACGCCCGCTTCCGGCTCAAGCAGGAGGAGGGCTCAAACCTGAGCCTGCAGCCCCTCCCCTATCAGCTGACCGAGTAA
- the fbaA gene encoding class II fructose-bisphosphate aldolase: protein MSKKIFDFVKPGVITGDDVQKVFAIAKENGFALPAVNCVGTDSVNAVLEAAAKVKAPVIVQFSNGGAVFTAGKGLKLEGQQAAIIGAISGAKHVHAVAEAYGVPVILHTDHAAKKLLPWIDGLLDAGEKHFAETGKPLFSSHMLDLSEESLEENIDICCEYLTRMAKMNMTLELELGCTGGEEDGVDNSHMDQSALYTQPEDVAYAYERLSKISPRFTIAASFGNVHGVYKPGNVKLTPSILDASQKYVSEKFGIPAKSLDFVFHGGSGSTLEEIRESISYGVVKMNIDTDTQWATWEGILGFYKKNEAYLQGQLGNPEGADKPNKKFYDPRVWLRAGQTTMIARLEKAFSDLNAIDVL from the coding sequence ATGTCTAAGAAAATTTTCGACTTCGTAAAACCCGGCGTGATCACTGGTGATGACGTTCAGAAAGTGTTCGCCATCGCGAAAGAGAACGGCTTCGCTCTGCCGGCCGTCAACTGCGTCGGTACCGACTCCGTCAACGCCGTACTGGAAGCTGCCGCCAAGGTGAAAGCACCGGTTATCGTTCAGTTCTCCAACGGTGGTGCCGTGTTCACCGCCGGTAAGGGTCTGAAACTGGAAGGCCAGCAAGCTGCCATCATCGGTGCCATCTCCGGTGCCAAGCACGTTCACGCCGTTGCCGAAGCTTACGGTGTACCGGTCATCCTGCACACCGACCACGCCGCCAAGAAGCTGCTGCCGTGGATCGACGGTCTGCTGGACGCGGGCGAGAAGCACTTTGCCGAAACCGGCAAGCCGCTGTTCTCCTCCCACATGCTGGATCTGTCCGAAGAGTCTCTGGAAGAGAACATCGACATCTGCTGCGAGTACCTGACCCGCATGGCCAAGATGAACATGACTCTGGAGCTGGAACTGGGTTGCACCGGTGGCGAAGAAGACGGCGTCGACAACAGCCACATGGACCAATCCGCCCTGTACACCCAGCCGGAAGACGTGGCCTACGCCTACGAGCGTCTGTCCAAGATCAGCCCGCGCTTCACCATCGCTGCCTCCTTCGGCAACGTACACGGTGTTTACAAGCCGGGTAACGTCAAGCTGACCCCGTCCATCCTGGACGCTTCCCAGAAGTACGTTTCCGAGAAGTTCGGCATCCCTGCCAAGTCTCTGGACTTCGTATTCCACGGTGGTTCAGGTTCCACTCTGGAAGAGATCCGCGAATCCATCTCCTACGGCGTGGTGAAGATGAACATCGACACCGACACCCAGTGGGCGACCTGGGAAGGCATTCTGGGCTTCTACAAGAAGAACGAAGCCTACCTGCAAGGTCAGCTGGGCAACCCGGAAGGCGCCGACAAGCCGAACAAGAAGTTCTACGATCCGCGTGTATGGCTGCGTGCCGGCCAGACTACCATGATCGCGCGTCTGGAGAAGGCTTTCTCCGACCTGAACGCCATCGACGTACTGTAA
- a CDS encoding phosphoglycerate kinase: protein MSVIKMTDLDLAGKRVLIRADLNVPVKDGKVTSDARIVATLPTIKLALEKGAKLMITSHLGRPTEGEYNEEFSLAPVVNYLKDALSCPVRLAKDYLDGVEVAAGELVVLENCRFNKGEKKNTEELAKKYAALCDVFVMDAFGTAHRAEGSTYGVAQFAPVACAGPLLAGELEALGKAMLKPERPMVAIVGGSKVSTKLTVLESLSKIADQLVVGGGIANTFIAAAGHNVGKSLCEHDLIDTAKKLAAETNIPVTTDVVVGAEFSESTPATIKSVADVTDGDMIFDIGPDSAKALADIIMNAKTILWNGPVGVFEFDQFAEGTKVIAEAIAASPAFSIAGGGDTLAAIDKFGIADKVSYISTGGGAFLEFVEGKVLPAVAILEQRAKA from the coding sequence ATGTCTGTTATCAAGATGACTGACCTGGATCTGGCGGGCAAACGCGTTCTGATCCGTGCTGACCTGAACGTGCCGGTAAAAGACGGCAAGGTCACCTCCGATGCACGTATCGTGGCGACTCTGCCGACCATCAAGCTGGCTCTGGAAAAGGGCGCCAAGCTGATGATCACCTCCCACCTGGGTCGTCCGACCGAGGGTGAATACAACGAAGAATTCTCCCTGGCTCCGGTTGTCAACTATCTGAAAGACGCACTGTCCTGCCCGGTTCGTCTGGCCAAAGACTACCTGGATGGCGTAGAAGTCGCCGCCGGTGAGCTGGTTGTGCTGGAAAACTGCCGCTTCAACAAAGGCGAGAAGAAGAACACCGAAGAGCTGGCCAAAAAATACGCCGCCCTGTGTGACGTCTTTGTAATGGATGCGTTCGGTACTGCTCACCGCGCCGAAGGCTCCACCTACGGTGTGGCTCAGTTCGCACCGGTCGCCTGTGCCGGTCCGCTGCTGGCGGGTGAACTGGAAGCCCTGGGCAAAGCCATGCTGAAGCCCGAGCGCCCGATGGTTGCCATCGTTGGCGGCTCCAAGGTCTCCACCAAGCTGACCGTACTGGAATCCCTCTCCAAGATCGCTGACCAGCTGGTGGTCGGTGGTGGCATCGCCAACACCTTCATCGCTGCTGCCGGTCACAACGTCGGCAAGTCCCTGTGCGAGCACGACCTGATCGACACCGCCAAGAAGCTGGCTGCCGAAACCAACATCCCGGTGACCACCGATGTAGTTGTCGGTGCCGAGTTCTCCGAATCCACCCCGGCCACCATCAAGTCCGTCGCTGACGTGACCGACGGCGACATGATCTTCGACATCGGCCCTGACTCTGCCAAGGCCCTGGCCGACATCATCATGAACGCCAAGACCATTCTGTGGAACGGCCCGGTCGGCGTGTTCGAGTTCGACCAGTTCGCTGAAGGTACCAAGGTGATCGCCGAAGCCATTGCTGCTTCTCCGGCCTTCTCCATCGCTGGTGGTGGTGACACCCTGGCTGCCATCGACAAGTTCGGCATCGCCGACAAGGTCTCCTACATCTCCACCGGCGGCGGCGCCTTCCTGGAGTTCGTGGAAGGCAAGGTACTGCCGGCTGTTGCGATTCTGGAACAGCGCGCCAAAGCCTAA
- the cutA gene encoding divalent-cation tolerance protein CutA yields the protein MTDTILVLCTCPDEASADLICAQLLNQRLAACINQLPGLTSVYRWQGQIERATEIQLIIKSHAALFEPLRQCILAHHPYEVPEILALPTSQGHQPYLDWIKQETS from the coding sequence ATGACCGACACCATTCTGGTGCTTTGCACCTGCCCGGATGAGGCCAGTGCCGACCTCATCTGCGCACAACTGCTGAACCAGCGGCTGGCGGCCTGCATCAACCAGCTGCCCGGCCTCACCTCCGTCTATCGCTGGCAGGGCCAGATCGAACGGGCCACGGAGATCCAGCTCATCATCAAGTCGCACGCCGCCCTGTTCGAGCCGCTGCGCCAGTGCATTCTTGCTCATCACCCTTATGAGGTGCCGGAGATCCTGGCGCTGCCCACAAGCCAGGGCCACCAGCCCTATCTCGACTGGATAAAACAGGAAACCTCATGA
- a CDS encoding PACE efflux transporter has product MRTRNDRIRHAIGFEVIGLLIAAPLASWVTGIELSHMGPLAILFSVLATVWNYVYNIGFDKLLLKYQGHPHKTLWQRVVHAFGFEGGFMALTLPVIAWWLDLALLAALALNIGFVTFYLVYAFIYNWSYDKVYPIPGQWQQNALG; this is encoded by the coding sequence ATGCGTACCCGCAACGACCGTATCCGCCATGCCATCGGCTTTGAAGTGATAGGTCTGCTCATCGCCGCCCCCCTGGCCAGCTGGGTCACAGGTATCGAGCTCAGCCACATGGGGCCGCTGGCCATCCTGTTCTCGGTGCTGGCTACCGTCTGGAACTATGTCTACAACATCGGCTTCGACAAGCTGCTGCTCAAGTACCAGGGGCACCCGCACAAGACCTTGTGGCAGCGCGTGGTCCATGCGTTCGGCTTTGAAGGGGGCTTCATGGCGCTGACTCTGCCGGTCATCGCCTGGTGGCTGGATCTCGCCCTGCTGGCGGCACTGGCGCTCAACATCGGCTTCGTGACCTTCTATCTGGTCTACGCCTTCATCTACAACTGGAGCTATGACAAGGTGTACCCGATCCCGGGCCAGTGGCAGCAGAACGCACTGGGTTGA
- a CDS encoding NAD(P)/FAD-dependent oxidoreductase: MQAGKHYPHQEHVASYYAATRNDNQQWPELSGELNAEVCIIGGGFTGLNTAINLAEAGYKVVLLEANRIGWGASGRNGGQLIRGIGHDTSQFARWIGEEGVRELDLMGLEAVELVRERIERFNIDCDLRWGYCDLATRQRHLAGFAEEAAHLASLGYKHELKLVSREDIHSVVGSDRYIGGLIDMGSGHLHPLNLALGEARAAASLGVALFEQSRVVHIDYGDRLQVTTAHGRVSADYLVIGCNAYLNDLNPELGGKVLPAGSYILATEVLEKRLRQRLLPQNMAVCDQNVALDYYRLSADGRLLFGGACNYSGRDPRDIKAFMLPKLLRVFPELADTAIEFQWGGMIGIGANRLPQIGRLPEQPNVFYAQAYSGHGLNATHMAGKLVAEAIKGESRGFDLFGSVPHMTFPGGPALRSPLLALGMLWYRFKDLF; this comes from the coding sequence ATGCAGGCAGGAAAGCACTACCCCCATCAGGAGCACGTGGCCTCCTATTACGCGGCCACCCGCAACGACAATCAGCAGTGGCCTGAGCTCAGTGGCGAACTGAATGCCGAGGTCTGCATCATAGGCGGCGGTTTCACCGGTCTCAACACCGCCATCAATCTGGCCGAAGCCGGTTACAAGGTGGTGTTGCTGGAGGCCAACCGCATCGGCTGGGGTGCCTCCGGGCGCAACGGCGGTCAGCTGATTCGCGGTATCGGTCACGACACCAGCCAGTTCGCCCGCTGGATTGGTGAAGAGGGTGTGCGCGAGCTCGACCTGATGGGGTTGGAGGCGGTCGAGTTGGTGCGCGAGCGGATCGAGCGCTTCAATATCGACTGCGACCTGCGCTGGGGCTACTGCGATCTCGCTACCCGTCAGCGTCATCTGGCCGGGTTTGCAGAGGAGGCGGCGCACCTGGCGAGCCTCGGCTATAAGCACGAACTCAAGCTGGTGTCGCGGGAAGATATCCATAGCGTGGTGGGCTCGGATCGCTACATCGGCGGCCTGATCGACATGGGCTCCGGCCATCTGCATCCCCTCAACCTGGCGCTGGGTGAGGCGCGCGCGGCGGCCAGCCTGGGTGTGGCCCTGTTTGAGCAGTCCAGAGTGGTGCACATCGACTATGGCGATCGGTTGCAGGTCACCACCGCCCACGGTCGGGTCAGCGCCGACTACCTGGTGATCGGCTGCAACGCCTATCTCAACGACCTCAACCCCGAGCTGGGGGGCAAGGTGCTGCCGGCGGGCTCCTACATCCTCGCCACCGAGGTGCTGGAGAAGCGGCTGCGCCAGCGCCTGCTGCCGCAGAACATGGCGGTGTGCGATCAGAACGTGGCGCTCGACTACTACCGCCTCTCCGCCGACGGCCGGCTGCTGTTTGGCGGTGCCTGCAATTATTCAGGAAGGGATCCTCGCGACATCAAGGCCTTCATGCTGCCCAAGCTGCTGCGGGTGTTTCCCGAGCTGGCGGATACCGCCATCGAATTCCAGTGGGGCGGCATGATAGGCATCGGGGCCAACCGGTTGCCCCAGATTGGCCGTCTGCCGGAGCAGCCCAACGTCTTCTATGCCCAGGCCTATTCCGGCCATGGTCTCAATGCCACGCACATGGCGGGTAAGCTGGTGGCGGAGGCGATCAAGGGGGAGAGCCGGGGTTTCGATCTGTTTGGCAGCGTACCCCACATGACCTTCCCCGGCGGCCCGGCGCTGCGCTCGCCCCTGCTGGCGCTTGGCATGCTCTGGTACCGCTTCAAGGATCTGTTCTAA